The following are encoded together in the Nyctibius grandis isolate bNycGra1 chromosome 5, bNycGra1.pri, whole genome shotgun sequence genome:
- the LOC137664013 gene encoding LOW QUALITY PROTEIN: glioma pathogenesis-related protein 1-like (The sequence of the model RefSeq protein was modified relative to this genomic sequence to represent the inferred CDS: inserted 2 bases in 2 codons) — MAAAALLPKRRRPARRKGALAAAAPRPAGVGGSGGQGPSGEAPAGGAVRPWAAVLALWPVLRXAAGQSPALPSIMDETFIEDCVHVHXELRTKVRLAASNMQYMGGAWTWDAALARTARAWANKCIYEHNVYLSKKHQCHANFTSIGENIWVGSHQAFNVAYASKSWYDKVRFCTFAEQKDTKVCSHYIQVVWDYSYKIGCAFTLCKEVAGIRNAVNFVCNCSPSKSGLLLGSSISPNRKFH; from the exons atggccgccgccgccctcctGCCAAAGAGGCGCCGCCCGGCGCGAAGGAAAGGCGCCCTGGCGGCtgccgctccccgcccg GCTGGGGTCGGCGGGAGCGGGGGCCAGGGCCCCTCAGGCGAGGCCCCGGCAGGTGGGGCCGTGAGGCCGTGGGCGGCGGTGCTGGCCTTGTGGCCGGTGCTGA CCGCAGCTGGGCAGTCGCCCGCCTTACCGAGCATCATGGATGAGACCTTCATCGAGGACTGTGTGCACGTCC AAGAGCTCCGCACCAAAGTCCGGCTGGCCGCCAGCAACATGCAGTACATGGGGGGTGCATGG ACTTGGGATGCAGCTTTGGCAAGGACTGCAAGAGCATGGgcaaataaatgcatttatgaACATAATGTATACTTAAGTAAGAAACATCAGTGCCATGCTAATTTCACATCTATTGGAGAGAATATTTGGGTTGGAAGTCATCAGGCATTCAATGTTGCTTATGCCAGTAAGTCATGGTATGATAAGGTCAGATTCTGTACTTTCGCAGAGCAGAAAGATACTAAGGTTTGCAGTCATTACATTCAG GTTGTTTGGGACTATTCATACAAAATTGGCTGTGCTTTTACTCTTTGTAAGGAAGTTGCAGGAATACGAAATGCAGTAAATTTTGTTTGCAACTGTTCACCAAG caAATCTGGGCTACTACTGGGAAGTTCAATTAGCCCGAACCGAAAATTTCATTGA